In the Peromyscus maniculatus bairdii isolate BWxNUB_F1_BW_parent chromosome 20, HU_Pman_BW_mat_3.1, whole genome shotgun sequence genome, one interval contains:
- the Ppp1r16a gene encoding protein phosphatase 1 regulatory subunit 16A, with protein sequence MAEHLELLAEMPMVGRMSTQERLKHAQKRRAQQVKMWAQAEKEAHGKKGRREQPWKEVSGLGPRKQVFFPPSVALLEAAARNDLEEVRQFLSSGVSPNLANEDGLTALHQCCIDDFQEMAQQLLEAGADVNARDSEGWTPLHAAATCGHLHLVELLISRGADLLAVNTDGNMPYDLCEDEQTLDCLETAMANRGITQDSIEEARAVPELCMLNDLQSLLHAGANLSDPLDHGATLLHIAAANGFSEVAGLLLEQGASLSAKDQDGWEPLHAAAYWGQVHLVELLVAHGADLNGKSLVDETPLDVCGDEEVRAKLLELKHKQDALLRAQGRQRSLLRRRTSSAGSRGKVVRRVSLTHRTNLYRKEHAQEAIVWQQSPLTSPEPPEDEDRQTDAELRLQPPEEDSSEVARPHNGQAGALPGKHLYSKRLDRSVSYQLSPAESAAPEALVRDKAHHTLAELKRQRAAAKLQRPGPEGPETFEPGLPVDTETSQPDCGFRTTGDPPLLKLTAPSEEAPVEKRPCCLLM encoded by the exons ATGGCCGAGCACCTGGAGCTGCTGGCAGAGATGCCCATGGTAGGCAGGATGAGCACCCAGGAGCGGCTGAAGCATGCCCAGAAGCGACGTgcccagcaggtaaagatgtGGGCCCAGGCTGAGAAGGAGGCCCATGGCAAGAAGGGCCGCAGGGAACAACCATGGAAGGAGGTGTCTGGCCTCGGGCCTCGGAAGCAGGTCTTCTTCCCTCCCAGCGTGGCACTTCTGGAGGCGGCTGCCCGAAACGACCTGGAGGAAG TCCGCCAGTTCCTTAGTAGTGGGGTTAGCCCCAACCTGGCCAACGAGGACGGCCTGACTGCACTGCACCAG TGCTGCATCGATGACTTccaagagatggcccagcagctcCTGGAGGCTGGGGCTGACGTCAATGCTCGGGACAGTGAGGGCTGGACGCCGCTGCACGCTGCAGCTACCTGCGGCCATCTGCATCTGGTGGAACTCCTCATTTCACG TGGTGCAGATCTCCTGGCAGTCAACACCGATGGGAACATGCCCTACGACCTGTGTGAGGATGAACAGACACTGGATTGCCTCGAGACGGCCATGGCCAATCGTG GTATCACCCAGGACAGCATTGAGGAGGCCCGGGCAGTGCCAGAGCTGTGTATGCTGAACGACCTCCAGAGCCTACTGCATGCTGGGGCCAACCTCAGTGACCCTTTGGACCATGGGGCCACTCTG CTGCACATCGCCGCTGCTAATGGGTTCAGTGAGGTGGCTGGCCTGCTGCTGGAGCAAGGAGCCAGCCTGAGCGCTAAGGACCAGGATGGCTGGGAGCCTCTGCACGCTGCAGCCTACTGGGGCCAG GTGCACCTGGTAGAATTGCTTGTGGCCCATGGGGCTGATCTGAATGGAAAATCTCTGGTGGACGAGACGCCCCTCG ATGTGTgtggtgatgaggaagtgagAGCCAAACTGCTGGAGCTCAAACACAAACAAGATGCACTCCTGCGGGCCCAGGGCCGACAGCGCTCCCTGCTTCGCCGGCGGACCTCTAGTGCGGGCAGCCGTGG gaaGGTGGTGAGACGAGTGAGCCTGACACACCGCACCAACCTGTATCGCAAGGAGCATGCGCAAGAGGCCATCGTGTGGCAGCAGTCACCACTCACCAGTCCAGAACCTCCAGAGGATgaggacaggcagacagatgcTGAGCTCCGGCTGCAGCCCCCGGAG GAAGACAGCTCTGAGGTGGCCAGACCACACAATGGCCAAGCAGGGGCCCTCCCGGGGAAGCACCTGTACTCTAAGCGTCTGGACCGGAGTGTCTCCTATCAGCTGAGTCCTGCGGAGAGCGCTGCCCCTGAAGCCCTGGTCCGGGACAAGGCACACCACACACTGGCAGAGCTTAAACGTCAGCGGGCAGCTGCAAAGCTCCAGCGACCTGGCCCGGAAGGGCCCGAGACCTTTGAACCTGGCCTGCCTGTTGACACTGAGACCTCCCAGCCTGACTGTGGCTTCAGGACAACTGGGGACCCACCCCTGCTCAAGCTCACCGCCCCCTCGGAGGAGGCTCCTGTGGAGAAGAGGCCATGCTGTTTGCTCATGTGA